From Pontibacter actiniarum, a single genomic window includes:
- a CDS encoding cation:proton antiporter: protein MSTYILVITLVGLAALSMAWVPALLKRTFISYPIIFLLLGIGIYMLPVELPIPDPIWQENYVVHITELSVIISLMGTGLKIRRKVSWRRWRVPLRLVSITMLLCIGGLALLGWSVLGMAVSAAILLGAVLAPTDPVLAEQVQVGPPNEKEEDEVRFSLTAEAGLNDGMAFPFTWLAVVIAIAAEATDGEWLSGWLLRDLLYRIVSGVVIGFLIGRGLAYLIFQLPRTSGFPKAQEGFLALSATLVVYGVTEMAHGYGFIAVFVAAITLSSCEPEHDYHTEMHDFVNQIEHILMVVLLMLFGGSLVFGLLDYLTWQGIVVGLVFLFVIRPLAGLLGMWGIKMPMREKLAISFFGIRGIGSFFYLSFALDKVTFVDADQLWAVVGFIVLVSVVLHGVTATKSMSYLDYRRSRSGKVRVPGVVKKE from the coding sequence ATGTCTACCTATATACTCGTGATAACGCTTGTGGGGCTGGCCGCCCTCTCCATGGCCTGGGTGCCCGCTCTGCTTAAGCGTACTTTTATTTCCTACCCGATCATATTTCTGCTGCTAGGCATCGGCATCTACATGCTGCCAGTAGAGTTGCCCATCCCGGACCCCATCTGGCAGGAGAACTATGTGGTGCACATTACGGAGCTGAGCGTGATTATCTCGCTGATGGGCACCGGCCTGAAGATCAGGCGCAAGGTAAGCTGGCGCAGGTGGCGGGTGCCGCTTCGGCTGGTGAGCATTACCATGCTGCTGTGCATTGGGGGGCTGGCGCTACTGGGGTGGAGCGTGCTGGGCATGGCTGTTTCCGCGGCAATCTTACTGGGGGCCGTGCTAGCCCCCACAGACCCAGTGCTGGCGGAGCAGGTGCAGGTGGGGCCTCCCAACGAGAAGGAGGAGGACGAGGTGCGCTTCTCCCTGACTGCCGAGGCCGGGCTGAACGACGGAATGGCCTTCCCGTTTACCTGGCTGGCCGTAGTTATCGCCATTGCTGCTGAGGCCACCGACGGCGAGTGGCTGAGTGGCTGGCTGCTGCGCGACCTGCTCTACCGCATTGTATCAGGCGTGGTCATCGGGTTCCTGATCGGGCGCGGCCTGGCTTACCTGATCTTCCAGCTCCCGCGCACCTCCGGCTTCCCGAAGGCGCAGGAGGGTTTTCTGGCGCTGTCGGCCACGCTGGTGGTGTACGGCGTGACGGAGATGGCGCACGGCTATGGCTTTATTGCCGTGTTTGTGGCGGCTATTACCCTGAGCAGTTGTGAGCCCGAGCACGATTACCACACGGAAATGCACGACTTTGTGAACCAGATAGAGCACATTCTGATGGTGGTGCTGCTGATGCTGTTCGGCGGTAGCCTGGTGTTTGGCCTGCTGGACTACCTGACCTGGCAGGGCATTGTGGTAGGCCTGGTGTTTCTGTTTGTGATCCGGCCGCTGGCGGGGCTGCTGGGGATGTGGGGGATAAAGATGCCGATGCGTGAGAAACTCGCCATCAGCTTCTTCGGCATCCGGGGCATCGGCTCTTTCTTCTACCTCTCTTTTGCGCTGGATAAAGTTACCTTTGTGGATGCAGACCAGCTGTGGGCGGTTGTAGGCTTTATCGTGCTGGTGTCTGTTGTGCTACACGGGGTAACAGCCACCAAATCCATGAGCTACCTGGACTATCGCCGGAGCCGTAGCGGCAAGGTGCGGGTGCCGGGGGTGGTGAAGAAGGAGTAA